The window TCCCTTGTGATCTCGCTGTGATCTTTGCTGTCACttgatttctctctcccctctgtaTGTCTCCTTCCACTGACTCACGTCTGCTGCCTGGCCTCCAGCTGCACTCATCTCTCCTCCACAAGCAGCCGTTTCTCCTCCAGCGGCAGCTTCTTCTACTCCGGATCCTGCTGCATTAGAACTgtcgcccctgccctgcccaaggCCCCATCTCCTTGGTGCCCTGCAGGACACtgtccctcccactccctgctaaCTGTCCTGGCTTATTTCCTATCCCTGCTCagatctccccctccctggccCGGGCTCTCACTCCCTGTCTGTCAGCCTCTCTGCTCTCTCCTGCAGGTCAGCAGCGTTCCTGGCTCCTACGCCAGGTGCAGCTGGACACGCAGTTCCTGAAGGAGCTGAACGTGCTGGACTACAGCCTGCTGGTGGCATTTCAGCCCCTGCATGCAGACGAAAAGGGTCAGAACCTGTCCTTCGCGGACATCATCTTCAGGACCACCATGTGAGTGATGGGCCTCCTGCAGAGAACGCTCAGCACAGGGGGGAGCACGCTGCCCCTTTCGCAGCCAGCcctctgcttctcctgcagctctgGCTGATTGGGGGCAAGCAGCAGACACGACAGGCTCAGCCCCCAGCTACCACGCTGCTTGGGGTGAGCCTGCAGAGTGCCTGAAGCCCAGCGTCTCTGGATGGGCAGAGAACCCCACAGGAACGTAGTTGGACTCGGCGTCGCAGGCCCTGATTCTCAGTCACAGCATTCCTCCTTTGTGGCCAGACTGGAGGATGAGGCAAAGGGGATGTTACGTTCCCGGTGTCAGTCCCAGCAGCCTCAGAGCTGCTCTACGTTACACTCTCTTTCCCTCAGATGCTTAGGAGCCCTAGGAAATAGAGAATAGCTGTAGTCTCTGGCCACGCCCTTCCCTTCCATGCCCTGCCCCGGCCTGCTCCAGACATATCTCCTgcacctggggctgggagcagccaagCACAGAGCCCTTACCCTAGCTGTATGCTGCCCTCTCCACTGCGGGAGGTTCTCAGGGATCCTTTCCCCTGCCAAGTGGCATAAAGGGctttagtgtaactgagaatcaggcccacaaacCATGACTATAGGTGACCGAACCTCAGGAGCTGGTGAGCCTCCAAGGAACCAAGTCAGTGGGGAAGCTGCAGACCAGCTGCCGGTTCCTATCGCTTTGATCTGGGCTGTCCCCAAGATCTCACTGTCCTGGCCTTTCCCTGCTACAGGTCCTTGAGCAAGCCCGAGAACTCCCTGCTCACCTCGGTGTCAGGGATCGTGGATGAAGAGTCTGACATTCTGGTGTCTGAGATGGTAGCGGGAGTCGACCTCTACCGACTGCGTGAGCTAAACTCTGGGATGGAGGACGTGAGCCTCCAAAGCAGCTCCAAGTCTGACAGTGATCTGGCCCGCATCCTGGCCCAGAACCGACGTTTGCTGCCCCGATGCAAGAGCCCTCTGCACTTGCTTGACGGCCCGGAGTTCCGCTACTTCATGGGCATCATTGACCTGTTCACCGTGTACAGCTTCCGCAAGAGGCTCGAGCACCTGTGGAAATGCATCCGGTACCGGGATCAGACCTTCTCCACCGTCAGCCCCTCGGATTACGCCAGGCGCCTCTGCCAGTGGGTGGAATCACACACTGTATGAGGGGGGCCCTGCACCGGGGCTGACACGGATGGCAGCTTCCCAGACAGCCCCACTCCCACGCTGGGAGGGTTACAGGCCCACAGACAGTGCTGCAAGCTGCCTGCTGCTGATCTATTGCaccaccagggggcaggctcACGGCAGTGGCGCCGCTGTGTTACAGGGATGCTGCGGAAGGAACATTCCCGGCATCCTGAGAACAGGTTTATGGCATCCGAACTCAAGAGTTGGAGGGGCCGTGGTCATGCGGGCAGCAGCTGTCCTGCAGCGcgctgtggggatgggggtcaGTGTAGGTACCGCAAGTGTCCAAGGAACCCAGTAAATGGGGAATCTGTGAACCAGCTGCCAGTTTGCATTGCTCCGGCGTGGGGTGTCTCTGGGTGCGCCGGTTTGCATCTTGGGTGGTGAAATAGTCCCACCAAAATCCATTCATGGTCCCCGGATCCCCTCTTGGGACAAGGGTGCGACAGGCGGTGTGGATGGACGGAAAGGGACGGCCTGATCTCCCCCGACTGCCGGTGCCATTTCGCTCCCATATGAACCCTACCAAGGGCTGCTGGAGCAGAACCCCATCTCCATCTTCAGAAGGCACCTGCTGACCCAGAAGCATGCTGGGAAGCTAATGACAGACCCAGCAGCCGGTTCCAGTTTGTGCAGTGAAGTAGCAGGTAGGGTAGGCAGAACCTTCATCCTCATCCTAGCCCCATCAGTCCTCTGCCTTGAGCACCCTGATCCCACTACCCCGGTGCTGGACTGCCCGTGATCAGGGGCTAGCTCCTGAAAACCTGCTCTCCCTGCTCTCTGCAGCCACTGTCCTAGTGCTGGATTGGTTTTGATCGAGGGCTACGCTCCCTGACTATCTCTAAAGCTGGGCTGTGGATGATTAAGCCGGGCGTCACAGCAAAGCTGCGCTCTCCCTGTGGTAGCTTGTCTGGGTGTAGGGACGTCAGGAGGCTGTCTAGCGTTACCACAGCCCTCAGCCAGGAAAGTTTGGGGCCCTGAGAATGCTCCTTGAGGGGTGACTCTCCGGCTCGGCTTCTTGTGATCCCCCTGTTGAATCAGTGCAGCTGTTGTGATGGGTGTGCATTAACCGGGGCAAGCTGCTGTTTGTGTGTGGCCATGCTGACTCCCTGTAGCCTCACGGCAGGAATCAGAAAGCCCATCCAGCCACTGCCGAGTCCGGTGTTGGCAATGCTGATTGAGGGAAGAAACCACTGGGCTTGCCCAATCTGCAGGGGAAAAcatggtggtttaaaaaaaaaaaaaaaaccacacacctttGGCCTGAGAGACCTCCGAGCCCAACCAGAGACGTGTTGGGGGGTCAGTGAAAAGGAAACGAATAAGTGGCGGGGGGGTGTctcttaataaaaacaaataattttaaagcAGGGATTCCTTCCTGCAGTCACCCAAGAGGATGCAGCTTCCTGGTCTTGTCCAACAAGGAAAttccatatttgaacattgacaCCTGCcacactgccaaaaaaaaaaaaaaaagtccaaagaGCAACTGCATGAAagagacaagggggggggggaaggggcagcatagTCTAGCATGGCGCcaagagtcaggactcctgttTTTATCCCTGGCACTGACTTTGGGCTAAATCTCatcttgctgtgcctcagtttcaccatctgcaGCATAGGGATAAACATATTCATCTGCCTTACCGTGGGTGAGGTGAGGCTTCATTCATGTCAGCAAACGCTTTCAGCTCCTGGGATTAAAGGCATgacataagggcttgtctacacacacaagttACATCAATTGAACTTGAATcactttatttgtattatgggtaacacctaggagcccccatgaaccaggaccccactgggtcaggagctgtacaaacacagaataaaaagatggccccatccccaaagagcttatcatTCTGATGCATCTTTGTATTTGAACACACTTATATTGCATCTGGTTTGTAGCACTTTATAAGTGGCATAATCCAGTTTATAGCCTGTGGCACAAGCTAAACTGCTATAAACCAGGTTTAAACCAATATAAGGGGcacaaagttgcaccagtttaaccaaAGTGCTATCAAATCGCACCTCTTGTTTTATATGTACAACTTTGTATAATACAGGCTTGAGTGCAAAGGATTATCCTTTTTCCTTAAGTGATGATTTTAGGCAATGGAAAGAGGATATGTGTGGGTGTGAGCGTGGGCATGGGGTGTGGTTTGAGATCCTCATTTGATCGGATGATGCATCCATTGGGTGCAGATGAGCTGTGTATTAATTATTGTCATCTCTCCTGTGTTTCCTGAACTGCTCTTCACATTGCAAATTCTGAAGGCAACTCagggaggaaaagaaacaaaacaaacaaatcggAGACTCTGTCTTCTGATAACTGCTCCGGGCTACTGCAGATGACTGGAGCAAGGAGCCATGACAAAGTCAAATCTTCCACCACAACGTGCCTAATTCTGtctagaaagaaaaaagaacctGAACTGGCTTTCAAGCAACCTTATGGACTTAAAAATCTATTAAGATCCCCTCCAGAGAGTCACTGCctttcaaaaatgatttaaatGAATGAAATTAGCTGGTTAGGGCTCAATCTTATCTTCTTACATGCCCCAAAATCCAGCTGGAGTCAGTGGACCATCTTGTGGGACATCTCAGACAAGCTAGCAATGgggaggatggtcttgtggttatggCCCAGGACTGAACTGTGACAAATCTACTGCAAACTTTCCTGtacaccttgggcaaatcattttgcttctctgggcctcagtttccccagctgcaatATGGGGACAATAATAACCCACCTACTTCACAGACACAGAGTGAAGCTAATGTCATGGGGCCAGTGGTGAATTTGACCTATGAATGTTTATGCAGCATTGTGATGTCCTCGCATAGAAAGCCCTAGAGAAAAAACAAGTTTGATTAGAAAATGTACCAGGGTACAATACTTCTGGTCCTGTGGGACCAGGCTAGAGGACCTAACTGGGCTTTCCCACCTCTAATTCCAATGGGCCCAGAGCATTTTTAAACCCATTTTGACAGAGAAGTGTAATACTGTTATCTGGTTCCACAAGGGAACAATAACTCCTGGCTTTTAGTCCCCTCTGGCTGTGCCTCTGGGCTAAGTGAGGCTGAATGCTCCTGACATTCACAAATACTTTCTCACCAGCTCCCAGCGCGCCGCCGGCTGACAGGGCTGCCCGAGCATTGACCAAGTAGATGTTAATTTCTGacccaccccaccaccccaccccgcccctggcTTTACAGAGTCTAGTCTGAGCTACATGCTGCGTAGGCAGGGCTGCTGCATGTTGATAGCGAGTGCGACCCACTCTGAAATGGACTCTACGTCTGGCTGTGCAAATAGTGCAGGAGAAAACTATCCAATAAAGATCTCAAGGCCCCAACTCATTTGTTTTATTCTCTTTTGTGCGAACCCGGGAAAGGGATTTACTGGAACATCAGGATCTGGAGTTTCCATTGTGTGGAATTGCTAATGGCTTCTGAGCTAAATCGAGTCAGCCAGTATCATTAACCAACTTATTGGGAGTGGGCCCAATCCCTCCGGCCTTCCTCGGGTAAAACCCTCAATGAGAGTCATAGCAAGTGAGTAAAAAGGCTTCAGGATTTAGTCCAAGAATCGTAATCGTATGTATAAACTCCTACACAAACACCCCCCGCACCAAGGCACAGGGTGCTGCAGGGCCGAAAGAATATTTTTGCGATGGAAACAGGCACAGGCCAAGAGCTTCAGCTGGTGTCCATCAGTGCTACATTCGCTGGATAATAtcggtttatttttaagcatgttTTTGAACGTTATTGATTTAAATCGTCACAGTTGTGATTACTTAATGACAGTCGATGTTGAGActcaaaaagttaaagcattaAAACCCACATTGTTAACGTCACAGGGCAAAATATATACAACGTATAGCTCCTTAAATCAAACGGTCATCAGTTCTCAAGCAGCGTTTTTGTTACTTTGCCTGTCTGAACATTTTTTGATCATCATGGATGGAAATACGTTTGCATTGTGTGTGCGggggtgaaattgacatttactgattaaaaatTGAATCCTTCAAAGCCTAGTTTTGCTACACAGGAGGCAAAATTTCTAAGGCCGCTTGCATCAGGGCATAAACCACTCACTGACGGAGATTATGAAGAAACATCCCCTCTTGGCATAACTGTCCATTATGGCGTATCTTCCACCTTCATCTGACACTTCTGAGCGCTGTTGTACTGAACACCAGATTAGATGGACTGCTAGTCTGATCTGGAGTGGCAGTTCCTTTGATCGTATTTAAACTGAAAGTATTTTAAATACACAGTTCACTTGCCCCTGTTTGGGCTCTTTCTTTACTTTCTGAATTTCTCAGCATGGCCAATGGAAATTAATGAAGTCAGTTTCCGTTTTGTTTGTGCAGTGGTAGTGTCAGGCTTGCTGGGGAAGGTTTATGtggagagaaggagggggaaggtAAGGTACTTTGCAAGTGCCAGGGAGGGGTGGCCTTGGTCCTGGGCGCAGCAATCAGTGCCACAGGAGAGGAGTTTGGTATGGATACTAGGGAAGAGAAACTGGtactggaggaggagaagagaatggTCAAAGATGGGGTTTAGCTTTGGAGGTGGATATCAATGgccagtgggggttggggggttgacACCAGAGGGAATATCGGGGGGATTGGTATGGGGGGCACTGATACCAGTGGGATGTTGGTCTCAAAGGGGGGATCAATGCAAGAGGGGAGGTGGGAATTGGGGGAGAGGTATCAATGTTAGCAGTGGGGTTGGCATCGGAGGGGTAGGTCTCAGGGGGACAATATTGGGGAGGATTGGTATCGGAGGAGGGGGTATCAAAGCCAGTGCGGGGTTGGGATCAGAAGGGGACAACATTGGGGGGGGGCATATCAATCCCATTTGGGGGGTTGGTATAGATGCTAGTGGAAGGTTGGTATCGGGGGGATGGAATCTACGTTGGTGTGGAGGGGGTTGGTATTGGGGAAGAGGTattggaggaggggggtggtATCGGAGGAGGAGGTTGGTATCAGGTGGACTATACTGGGGGTTTGTATCGGGGAGACAGTATCAGGGGGTTGGTAATggatgggaggagggggttgATGTTCGGGGATCAGTGTCTGGGGTTGGTATCGGAAGGATAGTATTGGGGGCTGGTATCGGGAGGTTGGTGTGGGGGGAGGTATCGGAGGAGCAGGTTGGTATTGGGGGTTGGTATCAGGGGGATAGTATTGAGGGAGTGATATCAGGGAGGCGGttttggaggagggggatggTATTGGGGGTTGATATTGGGGGGATGGTATCAGATGAGGGCATTGGTATTGGGGGAGAGGTATCGGAGGAGGGTATTGGGATGGTATCAGATGAGGGGGGTGGTATCGGGGGAGAGGTTTCGGAGGAGGGCATTGGGGGGTTGGTATCAGCAGACAGGTTTCAGAAGAGGGTATTGGGGGGTTGGTATCGGGGATGGTATCAGATGGGGGTTGGTACTGGGGGGATGGTATCAGATGAGGGGGTCAGTATAGGGGTGGTATCGGGGGAAGGTATCGAGGAGGGTATTGGGGGGTTGGTATCAGATGAGGGGGTTGGTATGGGGGGTGGTATTGGGGGAGAGGTTTCAGAAGAGGGTATTGGGGTTTGGTATCAGGGATGGTATCAGATGAGGGGGTTGGTATGGGGATGGTATCGGGGTTTCGGAGGAGGGTATTGGGTTGGTACTGGGGGATGGTATCAGATGAGGAGGTTGGTATAGGGGATGGTATCATGAGGGGTTGAGATGGGGGAGAGATAtgggaggcgggggtggggggaggaaatatGGGGGTTTGGTGTCGCGGAGGAGGGAGTATCTGAGGAGTTGGTAGCGGGGAAAGGTATCAGGGCTGGTGTAGGGGAGGGTGGTAGGGGGTGTTGGTGTcggtggcagggaggaggcatCGGAGGGTTGGTTTTGGGGGGGCGGTAAGGGTAGGGCTGGTgtctgggggggggtgttggtgtCTGGGGGGCAGTAGGGCGGTATTGGTGTTGGGGGGGGCAGTAGGTGGAGTGTTGGTGTTGGGAGGGTGGTGTCGCGGGGCGGTAGGGGAGTGTTGGGGCAGGGGGCGGTATCAGAGGGCTGgtgttgggggcgggaggggcgaTAGGGCGGTGTTGGTGTCGGGGGGAGGTATTGGGGGGCTGGTGGTTGGAGGGCGGTGGGGGGTGTTGGTGGCGGGGGGAGGTATCGGGGGgctggtgttgggggggaggtaTCGGGAGGTGATAGGGGGTGTTGGtgtctggggggtgggtgggaagtatCAGAGGGCTGGTGTCGGGGGCAATAGGGGGGTGTCAGTGGTGGGGGGAGGTATCATGGGTCTGGTGTCGGGGGGGCGATAGGGGGGGTGttgtctggggggcggggggaggtagTGAGGGGCTGGTGTCCGGGGGTCGATAGGCGGGTGTTGGTGTCTGGGGGGTGGTTGGGGGAGTGTTGGGTATCGGGGGGCTGgtgtcgggggcggggggcggtaTCGGGGGGCTGGTGTCGGTGCCGGAGGTATCGGGGGGCTGGGGCGGTATCGGGGAGCTGGTGTCGGGGGCGGGTGGTGGTATCGGGGAGCGGTGAAGGgtgtcgggggcggggggcggtaTCGGGGGGCTGGTGTCGGTGCCGGAGGTATCGGGGGGCTGGGGCGGT is drawn from Chrysemys picta bellii isolate R12L10 chromosome 18, ASM1138683v2, whole genome shotgun sequence and contains these coding sequences:
- the PIP5KL1 gene encoding phosphatidylinositol 4-phosphate 5-kinase-like protein 1 isoform X2 yields the protein MRTYGGPAFAHFRHSMGISETEYQLSLSSQSSYLQFISNSKSKADFFLTNNKCFFLKTQSKREIRFLLSNLPKYIQHLERYPHSLLVRFLGVHSIIVAQEKKKYFIIMQSVFYPDERILERYDIKGCQVNRWTEPAPEGSQVIVVLKDLNFEGNSIHLGQQRSWLLRQVQLDTQFLKELNVLDYSLLVAFQPLHADEKGQNLSFADIIFRTTMSLSKPENSLLTSVSGIVDEESDILVSEMVAGVDLYRLRELNSGMEDVSLQSSSKSDSDLARILAQNRRLLPRCKSPLHLLDGPEFRYFMGIIDLFTVYSFRKRLEHLWKCIRYRDQTFSTVSPSDYARRLCQWVESHTV
- the PIP5KL1 gene encoding phosphatidylinositol 4-phosphate 5-kinase-like protein 1 isoform X3, with the protein product MQSVFYPDERILERYDIKGCQVNRWTEPAPEGSQVIVVLKDLNFEGNSIHLGQQRSWLLRQVQLDTQFLKELNVLDYSLLVAFQPLHADEKGQNLSFADIIFRTTMSLSKPENSLLTSVSGIVDEESDILVSEMVAGVDLYRLRELNSGMEDVSLQSSSKSDSDLARILAQNRRLLPRCKSPLHLLDGPEFRYFMGIIDLFTVYSFRKRLEHLWKCIRYRDQTFSTVSPSDYARRLCQWVESHTV